The stretch of DNA CGATAACGAACGTTCCTATCGTTATTCACTATGATGATGATCAGTATTTCATTAGCGGATTTGCATCAGAAGTTTCAGTGGTATTAACCGGAGCCAATCGTGTGACCTTGGCCAGCGAAATGCAGGAGAGCACTCGTAAGTTTAAGGTAACTGCTGATTTGACGGATGCCAGTGTTGGAACGATTGAAGTTCCCTTGAATATTGAAAATCTTCCAAGTGGATTGACCGCTGTGGCAACGCCTCAAAAGATTACAGTGAAAGTTGGGAAGAAGGTTAAGCGAGATGGGATGATTGTTGTGCCACAAGTTGACCAAAGCCAGATTGATCCCAAGCTACAAATTGATAGTGTAACCGTGTCAAATGAACGGGTCTCTGTCACAACTGACCAAGAAACACTAGCTAAAATTGATCGTATTATTGCGCTTTTACCAACCAGCGAACGCATAACAGGTAATTACAGTGGTTCAGTACCTTTGCAGGCAATCGACCGTAATGGTGTTGTCTTACCAGCGGTGATTACTCCATTTGATACGACAATGAAGGTCACTACAAAACCTGTGGGTACAAGTTCAAACACATCAAATTCAACTACAAGCAGTTCGTCGGAGACATCTTCGTCAACGAAAGCAACTAGTTCAAAAACGAATTAAAAATAGGAAAAGGATTTTATAAAAATGGGTAAATATTTTGGGACTGATGGAGTCCGTGGAGAAGCTAACGTAGAATTAACGCCAGAATTGGCCTTTAAACTAGGACGTTTTGGAGGCTATGTTCTTAGCCAACATGAAACGGAAGCACCGAAAGTTTTTGTAGGACGTGATACACGTATTTCTGGGGAAATGTTAGAATCTGCCTTGGTGGCAGGTC from Streptococcus mitis encodes:
- a CDS encoding YbbR-like domain-containing protein: MRKNSLYIISSLFFACVLFIYATSTNFQNSNTARQVKSETYTNTITNVPIVIHYDDDQYFISGFASEVSVVLTGANRVTLASEMQESTRKFKVTADLTDASVGTIEVPLNIENLPSGLTAVATPQKITVKVGKKVKRDGMIVVPQVDQSQIDPKLQIDSVTVSNERVSVTTDQETLAKIDRIIALLPTSERITGNYSGSVPLQAIDRNGVVLPAVITPFDTTMKVTTKPVGTSSNTSNSTTSSSSETSSSTKATSSKTN